Proteins encoded by one window of Cloeon dipterum chromosome 2, ieCloDipt1.1, whole genome shotgun sequence:
- the LOC135936348 gene encoding ras-related and estrogen-regulated growth inhibitor, producing MNIRRKKSGLTEVKVAVIGASGVGKTALTVRFLTKRYIGEYDHQNEARYKHEALVDGDTVVFEIVDSCPARMAASSGGGGVQQQLCSSETAAWADGFVFVFSITDKLSFEMLRLAKQQVKEARRGANCPVPCVLVGGKSDLLHFRQVSMDEGEQLAHEWECSYMEVAAAEEVQSSTAVFQAVCREVQAARRRGKQSLLDRMFASAKSAKSAASNNGPRFYARGKSDSALP from the exons ATGAACAttcgcagaaaaaaatccggCCTGACCGAAGTGAAAGTCGCGGTCATCGGAGCCTCCGGCGTCGGAAAAACCG CGCTGACTGTTCGCTTTTTGACCAAAAGATATATCGGCGAATACGACCATCAAAACG aggCGAGGTACAAGCATGAGGCGCTGGTGGACGGCGACACGGTTGTTTTCGAGATCGTAGACTCCTGTCCGGCAAGGATGGCCGCCTCTTCTGGCGGGGGCGGCGTCCAGCAGCAACTGTGCAGCAGCGAGACGGCTGCCTGGGCCGACGGCTTCGTGTTCGTCTTCTCGATCACGGACAAGCTGTCCTTCGAGATGTTGCGGCTGGCCAAGCAGCAGGTCAAGGAGGCGCGCAGAGGGGCCAACTGTCCGGTGCCCTGCGTGCTCGTCGGTGGCAAGTCCGACCTGCTGCACTTCCGACAGGTCTCCATGGACGAGG gGGAGCAGTTGGCGCACGAATGGGAGTGCAGCTACATGGAGGTGGCGGCGGCCGAGGAGGTGCAGTCGTCGACGGCCGTCTTTCAGGCGGTGTGCCGCGAGGTGCAGGCAGCTCGGCGGCGCGGCAAACAGAGTCTGCTGGATCGGATGTTCGCCTCGGCCAAGAGCGCCAAGTCTGCCGCCTCCAACAACGGCCCCCGCTTCTACGCCAGGGGCAAAAGTGACAGTGCGCTGCCGTGA
- the LOC135936347 gene encoding uncharacterized protein LOC135936347: MVRLYFVLVVVLLFLLILEVKTLTCDVKEERTAAPVFDSGENLSYKDCGVNEHGSKLKPPWRVWIRGKQRACRGILFSKTAVITHACVKAITEFEESRDKFYAYLGDCFETKNENICLSNDKGLKLMVKNVTRLKVNPRSEIYVWRIEKSTNFNTQHISPICLFNRKSGNVLGKYDHPIVHNDALTYFTDKVKPANISNCVNKRFYKDADCAHLNMLICVDINLSSGKILKKTSEYLLDHHKGRFFLRGISHRNYERVRHRAFIDLLPIMHQVVSAASGIWIMAKIPTAPKATNFTNGGPENLSFPGCGKRRIFKRESLDLEPATIVKGFDASSDPAGHPWHAEIRYADNSSKHGFCGGSLISKRAVLTAAHCFVIENVTANDVIVTLGLSDVRKRNKKHVQSQTPSRLVIHPDFNLESNSNDIALVLFPRDFKITKKVIPICLWNEDYSLDRILDLTGVVFGWGYLANHKQPNVLQAANMPIRSYKDCFLQRRQFFGPYMKPGLNFCAGHSNGTTTCEGDSGAGLAIMKNDIWFIRGVESFGRGEILTLSDGSKRNVCQTGFYTLYTDLGNYIKWIVENVQDMN, from the exons ATGGTTAGACTCTACTTCGTCTTGGTTGTCGTTTTGTTATTCCTTCTTATTCTGGAAGTGAAAACGCTGACATGCGACGTCAAGGAAGAGCGAACGGCAGCCCCAG TGTTTGACAGTGGTGAAAATTTGAGCTACAAAGATTGTGGTGTGAATGAGCACGGTTCCAAGTTAAAGCCACCGTGGAGAGTATGGATTCGAGGCAAACAGCGCGCGTGCCGTGgcattcttttttcaaaaacggCTGTCATTACCC ACGCTTGCGTTAAGGCAATTACCGAATTCGAGGAGAGTAGAGACAAATTTTACGCGTACCTGGGCGACtgctttgaaacaaaaaatgaaaatatctgtCTCAGCAACGATAAAGGACTAAAGCTCATg GTAAAGAACGTGACCAGGTTGAAAGTAAATCCTCGCAGCGAGATTTATGTTTGGAGGATTGAAAAGAGCACGAATTTCAATACTCAACACATAAGTccaatttgtttgttcaaCCGCAAAAGTGGAAATGTTTTGGGCAAGTACGACCATCCCATCGTCCACAACGATGCTCTGACT tATTTCACAGATAAGGTGAAGCcagcaaatatttcaaattgtgtGAATAAACGATTTTACAAAGACGCAGACTGTGCGCATTTGAACATGCTAATATGCGTGGATATCAATTTGTCGTCTGGCAAAATTCT AAAGAAGACTAGTGAATATCTCCTGGACCATCACAAAGGCCGATTTTTCCTGCGAGGAATCAGCCACCGAAATTACGAAAGAGTCAGGCACCGCGCTTTCATCGATTTGTTGCCAATCATGCATCAAGTTGTTTCAGCAGCGAGCGGCATTTGGATCATGGCCAAAATCCCTACGGCCCCCAAAGCAACCA attTTACAAATGGTGGACCAGAGAATTTAAGTTTCCCCGGCTGTGGAAAGAGAAGAATATTCAAAAGAGAGTCTTTGGATTTGGAGCCAGCAACCATTGTGAAAGGATTCGACGCTTCATCCGACCCAGCTGGCCACCCTTGGCACGCGGAAATCAGATACGCAGACAATTCATCCAAGCACGGATTCTGTGGGGGATCTCTGATTTCTAAACGAGCTGTTTTGACAg CTGCTCATTGCTTCGTTATTGAGAATGTAACCGCAAACGACGTAATTGTAACCCTTGGCCTGTCTGATGTGCgcaagaggaataaaaaacatGTACAATCACAAACA CCATCACGATTGGTTATCCACCCTGACTTCAATCTGGAGAGCAACAGCAATGATATCGCTTTGGTTCTGTTCCCTCGCgactttaaaattacaaaaaaggtCATCCCAATTTGTCTGTGGAACGAGGACTACAGCTTGGACCGAATTTTGGATTTGACAGGAGTG GTGTTTGGTTGGGGATATCTGGCGAATCACAAACAACCGAACGTTTTGCAGGCGGCCAACATGCCGATTCGGTCCTACAAAGATTGCTTTTTGCAGCGAAGGCAGTTTTTCGGGCCCTACATGAAGCCCGGATTGAACTTCTGTGCCGGCCATTCAAATG GAACGACTACGTGTGAAGGAGACAGCGGTGCTGGTCTCGCCATAATGAAAAACGACATTTGGTTCATTCGCGGGGTGGAAAGCTTCGGTCGGGGAGAAATCTTGACGCTGAGCGACGGCTCAAAGAGGAATGTTTGCCAGACAGGCTTTTACACTTTGTACACTGACCTTGGGAATTACATCAAGTGGATCGTGGAGAATGTTCAggatatgaattaa
- the LOC135937456 gene encoding uncharacterized protein LOC135937456, with amino-acid sequence MSTPQTEVSDAMENSTTVESVEAVVQTDPSDIVVIDNASPVPLIGPLNPAYEHVCEKNLSLFGPDGQLLEAEYYGAWEVTCGSLYLFGSQVLSWQGNFNFCCSLGMLPLTVEDDFKRSCLQDFIGGVKWPHSSMYWSSGKRLSGNTFTWYDKRVTFSPTLWKANQPDNVKGTENCVMLRIFKFDLNSIKLEDRHCDKLAVSACVGPTTPAPKCSFPLCANIDCKKNDSFFTNLVENPAHYLTDPKNHGIWIEVNHRTFMFSFESDVRTFEEAYQACCALDFKLLSLHQGYKFRFLSAAFKNLTIKSGKFWTSGSDVGCEGVFGFCSTNRTLMMNETIWLPNQPDNLKGNEHCLAINALSNYAAALSNDNCDLKLRYICEGRASTQAKALELECAAASNLTDAEIPMAFASPNGSEKFKCFMTCYGENANLYANGKMVDSRILPFVPYISAGSDSSMKEYYGTLDQCKQNSRKLYGCNRVSNFVACSQTKSPNLTEKMINVVETTISDKRSWLPPVSESICPNAYEEIMNEDHRTFFDSQTKMRANYTSYRLVISTACGKKFILLSIERAPPLTTLGQAMTECAKWGLRLVTIDTKTKLDCMINASIQVDLGLSTYPEKFYVIAAILNRPLKAKNCFSDVPFGLDSWIANNISTATGPFVVVNFSKKFATTVGGSFKHIICETF; translated from the exons ATGAGCACCCCTCAAACCGAAGTTTCTGACGCGATGGAAAACAGCACCACGGTTGAGTCTGTAGAAGCTGTTGTTCAAACAGACCCATCTGACATTGTAGTGATCGATAATGCTTCACCAGTGCCGTTGATCGGTCCG cttAATCCTGCCTATGAACACGTGTGCGAGAAAAAT ctTTCCCTTTTTGGTCCAGACGGACAACTGTTAG AAGCCGAATATTACGGAGCTTGGGAAGTAACTTGCGGGAGCCTCTATCTATTTGGAAGCCAAGTT ttaagcTGGCAAGGAAACTTCAACTTTTGCTGCAGTTTAGGCATGCTTCCGTTGACGGTGGAAGATGATTTTAAACGTTCTTGTCTGCAAGATTTCATTGGCG GTGTGAAATGGCCTCACAGCTCCATGTATTGGAGCTCAGGCAAACGGCTGTCCGGAAACACTTTTACGTGGTACGACAAGCGCGTCACTTTCAGCCCAACTCTGTGGAAAGCCAACCAACCAGACAATGTCAAAGGAACAGAAAACTGCGTCATGCTGAGGATTTTcaagtttgatttaaactCAATAAAATTGGAAGATAGGCACTGCGACAAACTGGCAGTTTCGGCTTGTGTG ggACCAACTACGCCGGCACCAAAATGCTCTTTTCCATTGTGTGCAAACATTGActgcaagaaaaat gaTTCTTTTTTCACAAATCTGGTTGAAAATCCAGCTCACTATTTGACTg ATCCAAAAAATCACGGAATTTGGATAGAAGTCAACCATAGGACGTTTATGTTTAGCTTTGAAAGCGACGTGCGGACG tttgaagaAGCTTATCAAGCCTGTTGTGCACTCGACTTCAAGCTGCTTAGTCTCCACCAAGGATACAAATTCAGATTTCTTTCGGCTGCTTTTAaaa ATCTTACAATAAAATCTGGCAAATTTTGGACATCAGGCAGTGATGTTGGTTGCGAAGGCGTTTTTGGCTTTTGTTCCACGAACAGGACATTGATGATGAATGAGACAATCTGGCTGCCTAATCAACCGGACAACTTGAAGGGAAACGAACACTGCTTAGCAATTAACGCGTTGAGCAATTACGCGGCTGCTCTGAGCAATGACAACTGTGACCTTAAACTGAGATATATTTGCGaa ggcAGGGCATCAACTCAGGCGAAAGCTCTGGAGCTGGAATGTGCTGCAGCTTCCAATCTCACAGATG CTGAAATTCCTATGGCGTTTGCCAGCCCAAATGGAAGCGAAAAATTCAAGTGTTTCATGACTTGTTACGGAGAGAATGCAAACCTT TACGCCAATGGAAAAATGGTTGACTCCCGGATTTTGCCTTTTGTGCCTTACATTTCGGCAGGAAGTGATTCCTCCATGAAGGAGTACTATGGCACCTTAGACCAATGCAAACAAAACAGTC gaaaattgtaCGGCTGCAATCGAGTGTCCAATTTTGTCGCTTGCAGTCAAACAAAGTCGCCAAACCTCACTGAAAAAATGATCAACGTCGTAGAAACAACTATTTCA GATAAAAGGTCATGGCTACCACCTGTTTCAGAGTCAATTTGTCCCAACGCTTATGAAGAAATTATGAAT GAGGACCACAGGACTTTCTTTGACTCGCAAACAAAAA TGAGGGCAAATTATACCTCTTACCGACTCGTAATTAGCACTGCGtgcgggaaaaaatttatcCTTCTCTCAATTGAACGAGCA ccgCCACTGACGACCCTGGGGCAGGCAATGACCGAGTGCGCAAAGTGGGGACTGCGTCTCGTCACTATTGACACAAAGACAAAACTGGACTGCATGATCAACGCAAGCATTC aggTTGATCTTGGTCTCTCAACCTACCCGGAAAAGTTCTACGTGATTGCCGCTATCTTGAACAGACCCCTAAAGGCGAAGAACTGCTTTTCTGATGTTCCATTTGGCTTGGACAGCTGGATTGCAAACAACATTTCGACCGCGACAGGGCCATTTGTCGttgtcaatttttccaaaaaattcgCCACTACTGTGGGTGGTTCttttaaacatattatttgtGAAACGTTTTAA